A genomic window from Pseudomonas leptonychotis includes:
- a CDS encoding twin transmembrane helix small protein: MLKAAIVLFLLATLVSLFSGLFFLVKDEGRTSRVVNALTVRVTLTALTVALITWGFYTGQLVSHVTW; encoded by the coding sequence ATGCTCAAGGCCGCGATCGTCCTTTTCCTCCTGGCCACTCTGGTCAGCCTATTCAGTGGCCTGTTTTTTCTGGTCAAGGATGAAGGTCGAACCTCCCGGGTGGTCAACGCGCTGACTGTGCGCGTGACCCTCACCGCCTTAACCGTCGCCCTCATTACCTGGGGCTTCTACACGGGCCAACTGGTCTCACATGTCACCTGGTAA
- a CDS encoding SURF1 family protein, translating to MNAFRPGLLPSILVLLLFPCLIALGFWQLARAEEKRELLAAHQAQQQAAPISIDELEQHPNPAYTRVQLQGFFDARHTVLLDNRTRDGKAGVEVLQPFYDQASGLWLLLNRGWLPWPDRRIPPTFATPDTPLRLQATVYVPLGEAFQLHSEPVATGWPRLVTEVKPDALWQQLGRGGLSYEVRLEPGPASFQGDWPIIAMSPDKHIGYAVQWFALAAALLGLFIYLGLFNARETRHEPSHRHA from the coding sequence ATGAATGCCTTCCGTCCTGGGCTGCTGCCTAGCATTCTGGTGTTGCTGCTGTTTCCGTGCCTGATCGCTCTGGGTTTCTGGCAACTGGCGCGCGCCGAGGAAAAGCGCGAGCTACTAGCGGCTCATCAGGCCCAGCAACAGGCCGCTCCGATCAGTATCGATGAACTTGAGCAGCACCCCAATCCGGCCTATACCCGTGTGCAGTTGCAGGGCTTCTTCGACGCACGGCATACCGTGCTGCTGGACAATCGCACCCGCGATGGCAAAGCCGGTGTGGAGGTGCTGCAACCGTTCTACGATCAAGCCAGCGGCCTTTGGCTGCTGCTCAATCGCGGGTGGCTGCCTTGGCCAGATCGACGCATCCCCCCTACGTTCGCCACCCCGGATACCCCGTTGCGCCTGCAAGCCACGGTGTATGTGCCGCTGGGCGAGGCCTTTCAATTGCACAGTGAACCGGTCGCTACAGGCTGGCCGCGGTTGGTCACTGAGGTCAAGCCCGATGCCCTGTGGCAGCAGCTTGGTCGTGGTGGCTTGAGTTATGAAGTGCGCCTGGAGCCAGGCCCAGCGTCATTCCAGGGCGATTGGCCGATTATCGCCATGAGCCCCGACAAACACATTGGTTACGCCGTGCAGTGGTTCGCCCTGGCGGCGGCCTTGCTCGGCCTGTTTATTTATTTAGGTCTATTTAATGCGCGGGAGACTCGCCATGAACCCAGCCATCGCCATGCCTGA
- a CDS encoding COX15/CtaA family protein — protein sequence MSKPGFRFALFATVLAVVVVLLGAYTRLTHAGLGCPDWPGCYGFIGVPMSEHKQTLAEVRFPDAPVEVAKGWYEMIHRYFAGSLGLVILGLAVQALRRRNEVEQPLKLPLLLLGLVIVQAAFGMWTVTLKLWPQVVTAHLLGGFATLSLLFLLTLRLSGRLPVLPVFPVKLRGLAAFGLLLVIGQIALGGWVSSNYAAVACVDLPTCHGQWWPQMDFANGFHLTQHIGPNYLGGQLDSDARTAIHMTHRIGALLVTLVLLLLAWQLKRNGLSRLAGLLLLALVVQVSLGISNVLLHLPLQVAVAHNLGGAALLLTLVSINYRLRSATRLVSPAVEAHAGFAALPSK from the coding sequence ATGAGCAAACCCGGTTTCCGTTTCGCCTTATTCGCCACCGTATTGGCTGTGGTCGTGGTGCTGCTCGGTGCCTATACCCGTTTAACCCATGCCGGTCTGGGGTGTCCGGACTGGCCCGGTTGCTATGGCTTTATCGGCGTGCCGATGAGCGAACACAAGCAGACGTTGGCCGAGGTGCGCTTTCCCGACGCGCCCGTGGAAGTGGCCAAGGGCTGGTATGAAATGATTCATCGCTATTTCGCCGGCAGCCTGGGCTTGGTGATTTTGGGCCTGGCAGTACAGGCGCTGCGCCGGCGTAACGAGGTTGAGCAGCCACTAAAGCTACCGCTCTTGCTCCTTGGACTGGTGATCGTGCAGGCCGCTTTCGGTATGTGGACGGTGACCCTGAAACTCTGGCCGCAAGTCGTCACAGCGCACTTGCTGGGCGGTTTTGCCACCTTGAGTTTGTTGTTTCTACTGACGCTGCGCCTATCCGGTCGGCTGCCTGTATTGCCGGTGTTTCCCGTCAAATTGCGCGGTTTAGCGGCGTTCGGCTTACTGCTGGTTATTGGGCAGATCGCCCTAGGTGGCTGGGTCAGCAGTAATTACGCGGCGGTTGCCTGCGTCGACTTGCCGACCTGTCACGGTCAGTGGTGGCCGCAGATGGACTTCGCCAATGGTTTTCACCTGACCCAGCATATTGGCCCCAATTATCTGGGCGGCCAGCTCGACAGCGATGCGCGCACCGCTATCCATATGACCCATCGTATCGGCGCGTTGTTAGTGACGCTGGTGCTGCTGTTGCTGGCCTGGCAGCTCAAACGCAATGGTCTGTCACGTCTTGCTGGTCTGCTGCTGTTGGCGCTGGTGGTGCAAGTCAGTCTGGGCATCAGCAACGTGCTGCTGCATCTGCCACTACAGGTTGCAGTGGCGCACAACCTGGGGGGCGCAGCTCTGCTGCTGACCCTGGTATCGATCAATTATCGGCTTCGCAGCGCGACACGGCTGGTATCCCCGGCGGTAGAAGCGCACGCTGGCTTTGCAGCGTTGCCGAGCAAATAA